Proteins encoded together in one Penaeus vannamei isolate JL-2024 chromosome 9, ASM4276789v1, whole genome shotgun sequence window:
- the LOC113809591 gene encoding E3 ubiquitin-protein ligase SMURF2-like → MRPQNRKNYIKDVIDTTFTVEHDSFGVIRREHKPGGSNFAVTEDSIKECVRPCYLFYAALQKGITEVIPHHLLKPFDEGELKVIVDVLGTIAIDDWKCNARLEHSSHTSGCGQKGMQRRKKK, encoded by the exons ATGAGACCTCAGAATAG gaaGAATTATATTAAGGATGTCATTGATACCACATTCACTGTTGAACATGATTCATTCGGGGTCATTCGAAGGGAACACAAACCTGGCGGCAGTAATTTTGCTGTTACTGAAGACAGTATAAAAGAATGTGTGAGACCATGTTACCTATTTTATGCAG CTTTGCAGAAGGGCATCACAGAAGTCATACCACATCATCTACTGAAGCCGTTTGACGAAGGGGAATTAAAAGTGATAGTTGATGTATTAGGCACGATTGCTATTGATGATTGGAAGTGCAATGCAAGGTTAGAG cacagctctcacacttcagggtgtggacagaaggggatgcagagaaggaaaaagaaatga